Proteins from a single region of Ascaphus truei isolate aAscTru1 unplaced genomic scaffold, aAscTru1.hap1 HAP1_SCAFFOLD_2397, whole genome shotgun sequence:
- the TSC22D3 gene encoding TSC22 domain family protein 3, whose product MKEWDFCQVILGSLHIPANMELYKNPMEVAVYQLHNFSISFFSSLLGGDVVSVKLDNSASGASVVAIDNKIEQAMDLVKNHLMYAVREEVEILKDQIKELVEKNSQLEKENCLLKNLASPEQMEKFQSRLPSDEATEQFTHPSQPCSAGSAV is encoded by the exons ATGAAGGAGTGGGATTTCTGCCAGGTGATATTAGGCAGCCTGCACATTCCTGCAAACATGGAGCTGTATAAAAACCCCATGGAGGTCGCTGTGTACCAGCTGCACAACTTCTCCATCTCCTTCTTCTCTTCCTTGTTGGGTGGAGATGTGGTGTCTGTTAAACTGGACAACAg TGCCTCTGGGGCGAGCGTTGTGGCTATCGATAACAAAATTGAACAAGCCATG GATCTAGTAAAGAATCATCTTATGTATGCCGTGCGGGAAGAGGTGGAGATCCTGAAGGATCAGATCAAGGAGCTGGTGGAGAAGAATTCTCAACTGGAGAAAGAGAATTGTCTTCTCAAGAACCTGGCCAGCCCGGAACAAATGGAGAAGTTCCAGTCCCGGCTTCCCTCTGACGAAGCTACAGAGCAATTCACACATCCATCCCAGCCATGCTCAGCTGGCTCTGCAGTCTAA